The genomic window AGACCCGATCTCAAACGTGATCGTCAAAAGCTTCCTCGGCGCGGCCGAGGCGACCGCCGACCTGGTCGACGGGGCTCTCCAGATCGTTTCCCCGATGGTGAGGCTGCGGTTCAAGTTTCCGGGAGATGAGAAAAAGGGGAAACATGTCCTGCGGTTCACGGTGACGCTTGCCTGCGGCGGGGAGAACAGGTTTGAATTCGGGTATGTGGAGGTTGATTGAAGAGCCGATATAAATACTCTTCGCCTCATACCCTGGTATGGCATTCAAATCACTCCTTTTGTTCACAACGTGCTGTCTATTCGAGCCTTGCAGCTTCTGCGGCAACGTGGCCAGCAAGCACGGTGATAATAGTCCTTAGGTTCGTCACGGCATGGAAGACATTCCGGAGAATTCGCCCCTTGTTGCTGCGGTGCGCGGCGAAGTGAGGAGGGATGCTTTGTCCCCATCAGGTTGCGTATGGGCTACCTATTCTGCGGACAAGAACCGCGTGCAGCCTGTTCGGACACAACGACTTGCAGTGGCCAGCCATTCTGATCAACATAGCGCGGTGCGGCGATTATGACAAATGGGAATTCACTAACCGGACAGAATGTTGTATTTAGATTTGGGAAGGAGAAACGTTTTCCTTCCTGGACACATGCAAACATGCCACAAAGACATTGGTGGTCATCATCGCAATGAGCCTTCGTACTGAGATGGATAGACTGTTAAGCCAGTTCCGGGTGTCCTGGTCCCAATTAATAAAAGCCTGGCACCTTTGGCTTGCTCTCTTTCTTATATTGATTGTGATCTTTCCGTGTTTGAAATATGGGTTTAGCGAACCGCGAATACGAATTGCTGGATTACTACTTCAACTTGCCGGGTTATTCACCGTAGTATGGGGAATTCAGAAAACCCGCATGCTCTTCGGGCGCCCCGACTCACTTAGCGTAGTTCGCCAGTGGTTTAGTATCTTTCTTCCATGCTGGCGACAGGCTGTATCCGGAGAGGTCAATTCTACTATGCCAGTGTTTACGGGGCAGGGGCGTGCAAATGCCGCAGCGAGCGCTAATTCCGATGCCACGATTGAGACACGCGTCGATAAATTGGAAGAAAATATATCGCACATCAACGATCGAATAACCCAAACTCAAAAAGAAATCGATGATAGATTCCAAACCCAGGTTGATCTCTTAGAGACAGAACAAGAGACACGCAGAAGACAAGTTGAAGACCTTCGCGCTATGCTGGAGATGTCGGAGATCGGCGGTTTACGCATTTCTCTTGTGGGTGCACTGTGGTTATTCGTGGGCGCGATACTCGGCACTGCCGCTCCAGAGATTGCTGGGTGGCTGAAATGAAACAGGAATCTTTCGTCTGAGAGGGGAGAAATGAGCAAGAAGCCAAGCCTTACCAAACTCAAGGGCAAGGGACTGCTCAGCAGGCTCACGGGGGTTTCAACGCCAGTCGGCGGCGTCAATTGGACTCCACCAATCGCTGAAGCCGATGTTGCCAAAAAGTTGCTTGTCTTCCTCGAGGATCGACGCGTTCTCTTTATGCCTTACGACAGTGAAGTGGGATACTATGTGGTCGAGTCCATCCTGGAGATTCGCCAACGCCTTACGGTCGACTTGTAGCAGATTTCACGCGAAAACGTTCTTGGACAAGCCGTTACTGCAATGCGGGATTGTTGCCGCAAATTTCTGACAGCGACTCAAGGCGAAGGCCCGAGGCGAACACAACACTGGGCAATGGAGAGTCATCTATGCCAAGCTCTTGGTGAACTGAGGGCAATTTTCGGTCTTCACATCGCACGCATCGCGTGCGCATATGATCTCCAGATTGAACAACAACTCAACGAGATTCTACCAGCGGAAGATGAACAAAGCGACTCTGAAACACCTGCTCTGGGGCGAAGCAGTAAATCCAAGAATCCAAAATAGTCATCTTCACGAGCAAAGGCCAGAACAATCCCAGCGTCCACAAGAGCCTGCGCTGGTACATTATCGAACACTCCACTTTTAACAGGTACCCAATATGACCGATCAGCTCACCACCCTTGTTAGCCTTGCAATTTTAAAAGTTGATTTGGATGAGACAAATCGTGATTATTTAGATTATATGCAATCATTGGTAGTTCACGTTCTAAACGCACATAAACCCGATTTAGTAACTGATGATATTATTAGTCAATTATTACTTCAAGATTTTGGCCTTCAAATTCCCTTGCGTGGTTCTCAACTGGTCCTTCGGAGAATGGTTAAAAAGGGGTTGCTCCAAAAAACAAATAATTTATATACTATTAGTGGCAATTTACCATTAGTGGACTTTCACGAAAAGCGCAAGAGTGCACAGCGTAATATATCAGATGTTTATGAGCATCTAAAATTGTTTGTTAAATCAATATATGGTTTTGATTGGTCCGAAAGTGATATATCTAGAGCATTATTTGCTTTTCTCAGCAGGTTTGGCGTTGATTTTTTGAGAGCATATGTTTTTAAGACTTCGCTACCCCATGTCCCTCTATCTGCACCACGAGAACAATATATAGTAGGAAAATTTATCAAAACTTTGCATGAGGAAGATAACCCAGTTTTTGATAGCGTAATAATTTTGGTCAAAGGACATATGTATTCAAATGCTCTAGTCTGCCCAGATCTAGAATCGATTGAAAAAAAGTTCAATAAACTCACTTTTTATATTGATACAGCGTTAGCTCTTAATTATTTAAAGCTACAAGGGGATGAAGAACATCAGATTGCTGAAGAATTGTTTTCCTTGATTCGTCATCTGAAGGGGAAAATAGCGATATTCGAGCACACTATTGACGAGATCCGTAGAGTTCTCTTGGGGGCTGAACAGAAATTGGACGATCCACTCGCAGAGGGTAAGCTGATTCAATCTATGCGGAGAAATGAATATAAAAGAAGTGAATTAATACTTCTTCGCGAGAATTTAATTGAACATCTTAAAGAACAGAAATTTATTATTCTCCCCACCCCAGCTTATAAGATAGATCTGCAAATCTCAGAAGCAGAGCTAGAAGAAGCGATAAGCTCCAAAGTCCACTACAGAAATCCTGATGCCATTAAGCATGATATCAATTCAGTTAGAAGCATTTATGTACTACGTGGTGGAAAAGTGCCAAGAAGACTGGAGGATGCAGTAGCCGTTTTTGTCACGACAAATACGAGCTTTGCTGAAGCAGCTTTTGAAGTTGGAAAGAATCATAATTCAACAAAAGAGGTTTCGAGTGTAATCACCGACTACAGCCTCGCAAATGTTGCATGGTTGAAAGCCCCACTTGGAGCCCCTGAACTTCCAACCAAGGAGCTTATGGCTGCGTGTTACGCGGCGATGGAGCCGACTGCTTCTTTATGGACCAAATACTTAAGGGAACTCGATTTACTCAGGCTAAAGGGGACTTTAACGCCAGATGATCACGCTTTGCTCAGGGCTTCCCCGGTGGTAGCCAAGGAATTGATGGATCTGACTCTCGGGAACGAGGAAGCACTTAGCGGAGGAAGTATCAGAATTATTCTTGAGCGGGTAAAAGCCGATTTGGTAAAAGAAAAGGAGCAAGCATTAGCAGTCGGAGAGAAGGAGCTTCGCACAGTTACAGCGGAAAGAAATATTTTAAGGCTTGAAGCAGAAAATCTTAAAACAAATATATTTTGGTATTCTCAAAAAATAGCTAAAATTTGTTTTCTATTGGTAAAGGTGATTGCACTTATTTTACTCTTTTTCATTGCTTTTGCTAGTTCGTTCATAACTACTCCTTTCGTTGTAAACTCAAGATTTTACACCAGTATTTTTAATATTTTGATATTGACTGGTGGATTCTTGACATTTCTAAAGTTCTTTTTTGATTTTTCATTGCCTCGTTTTTTCAAGCAACAGGAAAAATCTTTTGCGGCAAGGTTACACAAGCTGCTTTCCGCAAAGTTCTTATCGAAAATCCCCAAATAAGACGCTCATTTCCCTGAAAGATCACAATTTTTCATTTCGACACAACGTATGGAATTGCTTTTGTCAGGAGTTTAAGGAATCCCAGGGCAAAACAGGATATTAGGCAAAGTAATTCAAATAGTTAGCCGCTTAATTTTTGTAAGACCCCACTGGCGATTTTGTGACCGAATGCCCTGAGAATGGCGGATTGGTCCTCGGTGGGCTCCTCGATCATCCATTGGGGTTTTGACTTTCCGGCATACCAGCACAAGCATGAATGAAGGTTGCGCATGGATTCCATTGCCACAGCGGCGGTTTGCCCGATTCCGGCCTGAGCCAGACGGTTCTCAAGTACGCGCAGATACGTGAGGGCTGCCATGCAGGTAAAAATATGACAGCGAATCTTTCCGTCCGTCCAGTGCCGCATGGGAAGCACGCTGACGAGTTCGTCATCTTTTGACTGCCGGAATGCCTCTTCGACCAGGTAGCGATCCAGGCTTGCTCTTACGATCTCATCAGTTGACCAGTTCGCGTGGTCGGTAACGATGATATTCTTTCCAAACCTCTCGATGTGCTTGCCTATCCGGTAGTAATCCTTTCTGAAGACGAACTTCGGTTTGCCAGCCTCCTTTTCAAGATCGAACTGATAAAGGTCGTTTGGCAGGTAGAGCTTTTCGCAAGCCTGAAGATAATGTTTCTCAAGATGTTTTAACTGATTCCAGGGTGCCTTGCCGGACTTGGCCCTGCTTCGCAGTTCATAGAGCACCTCCTGGAGTTCGAGCAGCTTCCGGTCGAAACCGTACCTCTGCTTTGCGGCAGTCCGGGGATTGTAGGTAACTACAACCGTCCTCTCCTTCCCCCAGAACTCCCCTGCACCTCTCCAGGCAACAATGCGATCGTCTTCCTTGCCAAGCCTTTCGAGTTCACGATTCCTGGCCGAATCGACCGGTTTGAAAGCGCAAAGCTTTGCGCGCAGAAACTCCTCGGCAAAATGGGTGGAGTAGGTGGTTATGAAGTGGAAACCTTTGCACGCATCGATTCGCTCTATATTTTCCTGCGCATTCATTCCCTTGTCAAAAACGATCGTGAGTTCGGCTCCGGGATCGGCAAACCCCCGCATGGCGGAGAACGCCTCATCCATTACCCGCCAGAACACCTTCGAATCATGGCGATTGCCCTCATACTCCCGGTAGAAAAGCGGAAGACGGCCTTCTCTTGAAGCCAGCAGTGCAACTCCGACCTGACGCAGCCAATCTTTTCCATCCTTATTCTTCCCCCGCTTCGCGAGTTCCGACTCCGTTTGGCCGGCCATGTAGCTGTAGTAGTTGGTCGTATCGAAAAGAAAACAATCCGAGCGGCTCTCGGCCATTGTCCGAACTTTTGAGAAAAAGAGACTCGATATCTGCTCGATTTGTTCGGGTGCAACCCTTTCCCATTTCTCCCAATAGCGTTGCGAGTTGAGCTTGTTTACATCAACGGGCCTGATATGCTGGATGGCGGTGTTTTGGTACCACGTCGGAAGAGCCCTTTTGGAGCGAGCCTCCACCATTCTGTTCAATACCGCATAGAGAAAGTACTCGCCAATCGTCGGTCCTTTCTCCCTTGGCATTCTTGGGGCAACGGAGTCGACGATACCGGCAAGGTCGATCTGCCCTGCCGGCAAATTGGCAAGCCATAATGCCCCAAATTCCCGCACCGAGATTCTGGTGCAGGTCCCTTTTTCCGCAGTAGCCAGTTGTTTAATGCGCTCCGGACTGCCGAGGTAGATCTGCTCGACCACCTTGAGCTTCCCATCGACCCTGGCCATCTCACGGACGTAGTAGTAGGGTCTATCCTTTTTCATTTTCTTGTGTAGGTGCGCCATACGGGCACTATACGTAGTAGGGTCTGACATGTCAAGCAAAAAATGAACAACACCTCAATTTTTCTAGATTTTTCCCCTAAATCTCGAGCATCTTGGAGGATCTACGGTGTGGGCGACTAAAAGTGCCTTGAATTATTGACAAAACCGTTCGGGAGGGCTGGCATTCCTTAAACTCCCGATCGAGCCGATAAGGGGATGCGCGAATCGTGACTGCATGCGCGGGGCAAGGCTCTTGATCTTTCACCGGACAATTGCTACTCAAGAACAGGTCGGGAAAGGCGCGGCAATGTCGGCGGCGGGTGGTGCCGCATCTTGTCGAGGGAGGCTTTCGGCGTGAGGAGTCCGCGCCAATGCGCGTCGCCTTCCCGTGGGTGTTCGGGAAGAAGCGCGTCGCCCGTCGATTCCGCCGCATCCGCTGCCAATCATCGCGGCAGCAGCGGCAAAAGGGCGCGGCGGCCGTTGCCGTCGCCCTCCGCCGAAGCGGTTCCGGCCGCCCTTCGCGACCCGGATCGCCCGATATGCCGTGACCGGATCGCCGAACTTGACGCACACAGCCAGCGCGGCATTCCATAAACATCCCGATATTTGGGGATTGCCCCAATTGGCTGTCAGCGCCGGTATCGGACATCTTGTAACTTGGAACTGCTTGACGAATGCCACACTTGCTTCGCGAGGAAGAGGTTTGCGCAAACCCTTGTGCCAGGTACCCTTACCGATACAGGAGATGATGCCCAGGAGAGCCGCGGCCATGACCTGGATCCCAGGTACCCCCTACCGATACAGGAGATGAAGGGATGCCCATTTACGAATTCCGGTGCAGTCGATGCGGCAGGAAGAGCGAGATTCTCACGCTGCGGGTGTCCGAAGCCTTCTCGCCCGTCTGCAAACACTGCAGCAGCGAGGAAGTGGCGCGCGTGCCCTCGCGGGTTCGCGTGCGGCTCTCCGAGGAGACCCGCCTCGAACGCCTGGCGGACCCGTCGCGATTCGCGGGACTGGATGAGAACGACCCGAAGAGCATGGCCCGGTGGATGAAGGAAATGGGCCGCGAGATGGGGGACGACCTCGGCGCCGAGGACGTCGACGCGCTCGTGGACGAAGCCATGGCCGAAGGAGATGCCGCGGCCCAAACGGGCGCCGGGTTCGGCGATGACGACCTGTAACCCGCGCGAGGCGCCTCCGACGGAATCGCGACCCGTCCCCGCCCTATTCGGGAAGCCGGACCGGGCGAATACGATTTTCGGGCGGCCGGGGCCGATCATGACGGTTCATACGGATTTACCTGGAAAACAGACTCCCTCGGGAGTCTGTTTTCATGCTTCGCGGGTGTCGCAGGGGGCATGGATAATTGCGTTCGAAATGATACTCTAAAAGCGTGGGGGACGTATCCCCCACACCCCCTCGCCGCTTCGCGGCTCCGTGTGGCGCTGCGGCGGCGGCCTTCGGCCAGTCGCCGACAGCGCCGAGCACTCGGCCTCACGCGCTTGCGCGTGTGGCCGAAACTTGGGGGGTGCGGGGGAATCATTCCCCCGCTCTTTTGTGCTTGAAAGATCCATCTTGCGCGCAACTTCGTATCAGACCCACGGCCGGCCGGGGCAACCGCGAATCGGATGACGGCCGTCCGTTGCCTATTCCAATATTTCGCAGGTCACGGGAGTCGCATTCCGAATATTGTCAATCGATGCCCCGCATTCAAACACCGTCTTGATGAAATCCTCTTTTTCCCTGGAGGCCATTCCGGAATCGAACCGTATTCCAACCTTCAAGGCGCCGAAACCGGCCCGCTCCCTGTCGCTTACGCCCATCGCCCTCGAGAAGTCTATGCTGCCTTCGACGCTCACTTCGATATTCCCGACATCGAGGTTCCTTTGCGCTGCAATGAACTGAATCGTGGAAACAACGCAGCTGCCGAGAGAAATCGCCAGCATCTCCGGAGGGGTCGGCGCCGTATCGTCCGCCCCGAACTCCTTTGGCTGATCGACACGGACCACATGATTTCGAACCTTGCATTCGACGATGCGATTCTCGATCTCCTTCACGTCGACCTTGACCGTATAGATCATGTTCCTCTCCCTTCTCATTCCGACGCCCACGGGGAGCCGCCTCAAAGATGCGCCGACCCGGCTTCCGGCGATTTGCGACGCGCATCGCGAAGACCGGATGTCGCGGAGGAAGGCCTCGCGTGACCCGCCGGAGGCCTGTCGAATCATTGGATATTCCTGTGAAAAACGTAAGTGAAAGGTCATCGGGGCCGATGTCGCCGGTTTCGTGTCGCGGACGGTGGGAATGCAGAGGAGAATCGCCCGGTCCGGGAGCCGGTCGTGCGCTCCCGCAATGCCGTTCCACCTCCGGGGATTCAGGCGACCC from Syntrophobacter fumaroxidans MPOB includes these protein-coding regions:
- a CDS encoding OsmC family protein, which gives rise to MIYTVKVDVKEIENRIVECKVRNHVVRVDQPKEFGADDTAPTPPEMLAISLGSCVVSTIQFIAAQRNLDVGNIEVSVEGSIDFSRAMGVSDRERAGFGALKVGIRFDSGMASREKEDFIKTVFECGASIDNIRNATPVTCEILE
- a CDS encoding DUF6650 family protein; translated protein: MSKKPSLTKLKGKGLLSRLTGVSTPVGGVNWTPPIAEADVAKKLLVFLEDRRVLFMPYDSEVGYYVVESILEIRQRLTVDL
- a CDS encoding IS1634 family transposase encodes the protein MAHLHKKMKKDRPYYYVREMARVDGKLKVVEQIYLGSPERIKQLATAEKGTCTRISVREFGALWLANLPAGQIDLAGIVDSVAPRMPREKGPTIGEYFLYAVLNRMVEARSKRALPTWYQNTAIQHIRPVDVNKLNSQRYWEKWERVAPEQIEQISSLFFSKVRTMAESRSDCFLFDTTNYYSYMAGQTESELAKRGKNKDGKDWLRQVGVALLASREGRLPLFYREYEGNRHDSKVFWRVMDEAFSAMRGFADPGAELTIVFDKGMNAQENIERIDACKGFHFITTYSTHFAEEFLRAKLCAFKPVDSARNRELERLGKEDDRIVAWRGAGEFWGKERTVVVTYNPRTAAKQRYGFDRKLLELQEVLYELRSRAKSGKAPWNQLKHLEKHYLQACEKLYLPNDLYQFDLEKEAGKPKFVFRKDYYRIGKHIERFGKNIIVTDHANWSTDEIVRASLDRYLVEEAFRQSKDDELVSVLPMRHWTDGKIRCHIFTCMAALTYLRVLENRLAQAGIGQTAAVAMESMRNLHSCLCWYAGKSKPQWMIEEPTEDQSAILRAFGHKIASGVLQKLSG
- a CDS encoding FmdB family zinc ribbon protein, producing the protein MPIYEFRCSRCGRKSEILTLRVSEAFSPVCKHCSSEEVARVPSRVRVRLSEETRLERLADPSRFAGLDENDPKSMARWMKEMGREMGDDLGAEDVDALVDEAMAEGDAAAQTGAGFGDDDL